A genomic region of Polynucleobacter necessarius contains the following coding sequences:
- a CDS encoding surface-adhesin E family protein yields the protein MKLSLLSIASLLLTFTNLAHAEWKELGSNEVMVVYVDLETISTYGELTQIVSMLDLKKPGVNPTNKRTVGSIIGLNEYNCPEVSYRPIAFKEFSGSKSKGAVVSDVRTPDSKFEPVVSESWAAGVFNVLCKIKK from the coding sequence ATGAAGCTTTCACTTCTCTCTATCGCATCACTTTTACTCACCTTTACCAATCTAGCTCACGCTGAATGGAAAGAGCTGGGATCAAATGAAGTCATGGTTGTCTATGTAGATCTAGAGACCATCAGCACTTATGGTGAATTGACCCAAATTGTTTCAATGTTGGATTTGAAAAAACCCGGCGTTAATCCCACTAACAAAAGGACTGTCGGCTCCATCATTGGATTAAATGAATACAACTGCCCCGAGGTTAGCTACCGCCCAATCGCTTTTAAAGAATTCTCTGGTAGCAAAAGTAAAGGTGCAGTGGTATCTGATGTGAGAACACCGGATAGCAAATTTGAACCAGTCGTTAGTGAATCATGGGCGGCCGGAGTATTTAATGTTCTCTGCAAGATTAAAAAATAA
- the purU gene encoding formyltetrahydrofolate deformylase: protein MTTENYYLTLTCPNKPGIVAAVSTYIFEAGGDIEEAQQFDDKASKRFIMRVSFSCPSDANNALKAGFLEIAKRFELTWELRAVKDLKRVLIMASKLDHCLVDLLYRWRIGELPMIICGIVSNHPRDVYASIDFADIPFYHLPVTAETKPAQEARLLEIIADSKVDMVILARYMQILSDELSTKLSGRCINVHHSFLPSFKGAKPYHQAHARGIKLIGATAHFVTSDLDEGPIIEQDVTRVTHGDTPEDLVRKGRDLERTVLSRALRYYLHDRVLINGATSVVFSD from the coding sequence ATGACAACTGAAAATTATTACCTCACGCTCACCTGCCCTAATAAGCCAGGCATTGTTGCCGCAGTATCAACCTACATCTTCGAGGCAGGCGGCGACATTGAAGAGGCTCAGCAATTTGATGACAAAGCATCAAAGCGTTTCATTATGCGTGTGAGTTTTAGCTGCCCTTCCGATGCTAATAATGCACTAAAGGCTGGATTTTTAGAAATCGCTAAGCGTTTCGAGTTGACTTGGGAATTACGCGCCGTTAAAGATCTCAAGCGCGTACTCATCATGGCATCCAAACTAGATCATTGCTTAGTAGATTTACTCTACCGCTGGCGCATCGGTGAATTGCCGATGATCATTTGCGGCATTGTTTCCAATCACCCGCGCGACGTATATGCCAGCATCGATTTTGCCGACATTCCCTTTTATCATCTGCCAGTAACTGCTGAGACAAAGCCTGCTCAAGAAGCAAGACTCTTAGAAATTATTGCTGACTCTAAAGTAGACATGGTGATTTTGGCTCGCTATATGCAAATCTTGTCTGATGAACTCTCTACCAAGCTTTCTGGTCGCTGCATCAACGTTCACCATTCCTTCCTGCCAAGCTTTAAGGGTGCAAAGCCTTACCACCAGGCCCATGCGCGCGGCATTAAGTTGATTGGCGCAACCGCACACTTTGTCACCAGCGATTTAGATGAAGGTCCGATCATTGAGCAAGACGTGACCCGCGTTACTCATGGCGATACTCCAGAAGATCTCGTGCGCAAAGGTAGAGACCTTGAGCGCACAGTACTCTCCAGAGCATTGCGCTACTACCTACATGATCGCGTGTTGATTAACGGCGCCACCTCAGTAGTCTTTTCAGACTAA